Proteins from a single region of Crassaminicella profunda:
- a CDS encoding bifunctional enoyl-CoA hydratase/phosphate acetyltransferase: MIKNFKELIRVAKEQKKMKLAVAAAQDEEVLVAVCNAAEMGIVEPVLIGDQEKIICIAKENNLKIDAYEIIEEKEIDAAAKRAVRLVSSGNADFVMKGLLDTAILLKAVLDKEIGLRTDSQLSHVMVYHIPTYHKLLFLTDGGMNIAPTVEEKVKITQNAIEVTKAMGIENVKVAALAAKEKVNPKMQATVDGDVLKQMGQKGGFGKGVIVEGPLAFDLAISKEAAETKKFESEVAGDADILLVPTIEMGNGIGKALTYFAGAKSAGVIMGTKAPVVLVSRADSHESKLYSIALGSIIAAN; encoded by the coding sequence ATGATTAAAAATTTTAAAGAATTAATAAGGGTTGCAAAAGAACAGAAAAAAATGAAGCTAGCTGTAGCAGCTGCACAAGATGAGGAAGTGCTGGTTGCCGTTTGTAATGCAGCAGAAATGGGAATTGTTGAACCTGTTTTGATAGGAGATCAAGAAAAAATTATATGTATTGCAAAAGAAAACAACTTAAAGATTGATGCGTATGAAATCATTGAAGAAAAAGAAATAGATGCAGCTGCCAAAAGGGCTGTAAGATTAGTAAGTTCAGGAAATGCAGATTTTGTTATGAAGGGTCTATTAGACACAGCTATTTTGTTAAAGGCAGTCCTTGATAAGGAAATAGGACTTAGAACAGATAGTCAATTAAGCCATGTGATGGTCTATCATATTCCAACTTATCACAAGTTGTTATTTTTAACAGATGGAGGAATGAATATAGCACCTACTGTAGAGGAAAAAGTAAAAATCACACAAAATGCTATAGAGGTTACAAAAGCCATGGGAATCGAAAATGTTAAAGTTGCAGCGTTAGCGGCTAAGGAAAAGGTAAATCCTAAAATGCAAGCAACTGTTGATGGTGATGTATTAAAACAAATGGGTCAAAAGGGTGGGTTTGGTAAAGGGGTTATTGTAGAAGGACCTTTGGCCTTTGATTTAGCTATATCAAAAGAGGCAGCAGAAACAAAAAAATTTGAGAGTGAAGTAGCTGGAGATGCAGATATTTTATTGGTACCAACTATTGAGATGGGTAATGGTATTGGAAAAGCTTTAACTTATTTTGCAGGGGCTAAGTCAGCTGGGGTTATTATGGGAACAAAAGCGCCTGTAGTTTTAGTTTCAAGAGCTGATAGCCATGAATCAAAACTTTATTCAATTGCTTTAGGAAGTATTATTGCAGCCAATTAA